One region of Phosphitispora fastidiosa genomic DNA includes:
- a CDS encoding sugar ABC transporter substrate-binding protein codes for MKRVQVFFLFMVLMIFSITAVACGGTSTSSNPPADKPEDADAKVDLSYVTEQIEQYKTLPEFRAPGEPFDAKAVMKGKSILSIPVSSANPFTENIEVGMKKVAEEIGFEFTEWSNQGQPSQWVQGMNHGLNQKYDLIDLLGGTNPSVLQPQVEAATKAGVKVVSTHLSGFEQEIPYVTENLGIDYNKAGRLLADWTILKTDGKPNVLVISSNEVVSTESIVNGIKDEFQQMCPSAKVTYVNVPIPDWSTKIQSEVQSAIIRDPELNYIVPIYDSMSQFVVPAIETTQSADRVKIATFNGTPFVLDFIRQGKVEMDIGENLDWISRAIMDAEMRLIAGLPFVDNENIPLYIWDESNIEKAGNPAQLSTGYGDAYLEGYNKLWGISK; via the coding sequence TTGAAACGTGTACAAGTCTTTTTCCTGTTTATGGTTTTAATGATTTTTTCCATAACTGCTGTTGCTTGCGGGGGAACGTCGACTTCTTCAAATCCCCCGGCGGATAAACCCGAAGATGCAGATGCAAAAGTGGATTTGTCCTATGTAACCGAGCAAATTGAGCAGTATAAGACTCTTCCGGAATTCAGAGCCCCAGGGGAACCCTTTGATGCCAAAGCAGTTATGAAGGGAAAAAGTATCCTAAGTATTCCCGTTTCCAGCGCTAATCCGTTCACTGAGAATATCGAGGTTGGCATGAAAAAAGTAGCAGAGGAAATCGGGTTCGAGTTCACTGAATGGTCAAACCAGGGACAACCATCCCAGTGGGTACAGGGAATGAACCATGGTCTTAATCAAAAGTATGACCTAATTGATTTGCTTGGCGGAACCAACCCCTCCGTACTCCAACCACAAGTTGAAGCCGCTACAAAAGCCGGGGTGAAAGTAGTTTCCACACATTTAAGTGGTTTTGAACAGGAAATACCCTATGTTACGGAAAACCTGGGAATTGATTATAACAAGGCCGGCAGATTATTAGCAGACTGGACCATTCTCAAGACGGATGGTAAACCAAATGTACTTGTAATCAGTTCAAATGAAGTTGTATCTACAGAGTCCATCGTCAATGGAATTAAGGACGAATTCCAACAGATGTGCCCTTCCGCAAAGGTTACCTATGTCAATGTACCCATCCCCGACTGGTCAACAAAAATTCAGTCTGAGGTTCAATCAGCGATAATCAGGGATCCTGAACTTAATTATATTGTTCCAATTTATGACAGTATGTCTCAATTTGTAGTACCCGCAATTGAAACCACCCAATCGGCTGACCGGGTAAAAATTGCCACATTTAACGGCACACCATTTGTCCTTGATTTTATTCGTCAAGGCAAAGTAGAGATGGATATCGGCGAAAACCTTGACTGGATTAGCAGAGCAATTATGGACGCAGAAATGCGACTTATTGCCGGACTGCCTTTTGTAGATAACGAAAATATTCCACTCTACATTTGGGATGAGAGTAATATAGAGAAGGCCGGTAACCCGGCTCAGCTATCAACAGGCTACGGAGACGCATATTTAGAGGGATATAACAAACTGTGGGGAATCTCCAAATAA
- a CDS encoding allantoinase PuuE, producing the protein MRDLVGYSNRFPTVGWPNGARLAINIVVNYEEGSERSFAAGDPDQEPLTEWGTYPLPPEIRNLAMESMYEYGSRAGIWRTLRTLEQAQVKSTFFACAVAFEKAPEVAKAVVDGGHEVCSHGYRWEEVFRLSKDEEREHIRLAIESFIRTTGQRPKGWYCRYGPSVNTRQLVVEEGGFLYDSDAYNDDVPYFVEVSGKKHLVLPYTPDVNDFCYWQSPGFLTADHFYTYLKDTFDVLYAESATHPKMMSVGLHPRIIGRPGRIGGLQRFLEYANRYTDVWFATRAEIAEWWKANSKG; encoded by the coding sequence ATGCGTGACTTAGTCGGATATAGTAACAGATTTCCAACTGTAGGTTGGCCCAATGGAGCTCGCTTAGCTATTAATATAGTTGTGAATTATGAAGAAGGGTCTGAAAGGTCGTTTGCTGCAGGTGATCCGGATCAGGAACCATTGACTGAATGGGGTACTTACCCGCTTCCCCCAGAAATCCGTAACTTGGCCATGGAGTCTATGTACGAATATGGATCACGTGCAGGTATCTGGCGCACATTACGTACCCTTGAGCAGGCTCAGGTTAAATCAACATTTTTTGCGTGTGCTGTGGCCTTTGAAAAGGCTCCTGAGGTTGCAAAAGCAGTTGTTGATGGGGGCCACGAGGTGTGCAGCCATGGATACAGGTGGGAGGAAGTTTTTCGCCTGTCAAAAGATGAAGAACGCGAGCATATCAGGCTTGCCATCGAATCATTTATCCGAACAACAGGGCAGCGTCCGAAAGGCTGGTACTGTCGTTATGGACCCAGTGTAAACACGAGACAATTGGTTGTAGAAGAAGGCGGATTCTTATATGATTCTGATGCCTACAATGATGATGTACCTTATTTTGTTGAAGTATCGGGAAAGAAGCATCTGGTGCTTCCATATACTCCGGATGTAAACGACTTCTGCTATTGGCAATCACCTGGCTTTTTAACTGCTGACCACTTTTATACCTATTTGAAAGATACTTTTGATGTTTTATACGCTGAATCTGCAACCCATCCCAAAATGATGTCTGTTGGGCTGCATCCCAGGATTATTGGACGCCCGGGTCGGATTGGCGGGTTGCAGCGGTTTTTAGAGTATGCGAACAGATACACAGATGTCTGGTTTGCCACCCGCGCAGAAATCGCCGAATGGTGGAAGGCAAATTCCAAAGGGTAG
- a CDS encoding sigma-54 interaction domain-containing protein, translating to MSVLSQLSHLDPEDIKDLMLIIGLAFDQVTISDNKGFIKKVYNPPEITFGIRDMVGMNVKDLEKNGVLSKSITLTAINSKKQETFVQNINNGKRIMATAIPIFDNNNNLKKVITFSKDITHCSDLEKRLRESEEMISWYQKEIVRIRNVELDDFIWRSDTIKKVIEMAHQVAYTEATITIYGESGVGKSLLAKFIHNNSNRRNNPFVSVNCGAIPENLIESELFGYTKGAFTGAVREGKSGYFEHANTGTVFLDEIGDMPLQLQVKLLHVIQDREVYRIGGLNPRKLDIRLITASNKNLREEVSKGSFREDLFYRLNVIPITIPPLRERKEDIPVMVEYFLDKFSIRYHKRKKLSPSIMDRIMKCNWPGNVRELENYIERLVIICNSDIITENDLPNSFLEEICGNQILPVLPKEARSLKEVKEITEKQMIIEACKNSKSTRQLARLFGVNQSTIVRKLKKYNIDFNSP from the coding sequence ATGAGTGTTTTATCTCAGTTAAGTCACCTCGATCCTGAAGACATAAAGGACTTGATGTTGATTATTGGTTTGGCCTTTGATCAAGTTACTATTTCAGATAATAAAGGATTTATTAAAAAAGTTTACAATCCACCTGAAATAACCTTTGGTATCCGTGACATGGTTGGGATGAATGTTAAAGACTTAGAAAAAAACGGTGTTCTATCAAAATCTATAACGCTGACTGCCATTAACAGCAAAAAACAAGAAACCTTTGTTCAGAACATAAATAATGGCAAAAGGATAATGGCTACAGCTATACCCATCTTTGACAATAACAATAATTTAAAAAAGGTAATCACTTTTTCCAAGGATATTACCCATTGCAGTGACCTTGAGAAACGATTAAGAGAATCAGAAGAAATGATTTCTTGGTATCAAAAAGAGATAGTAAGAATTCGGAACGTAGAGCTTGACGACTTTATTTGGCGCAGTGATACCATAAAAAAGGTAATAGAAATGGCCCATCAGGTTGCGTACACTGAAGCTACTATAACTATTTATGGTGAATCTGGGGTAGGAAAAAGTTTACTGGCAAAATTCATACATAATAACAGTAATCGCAGGAATAATCCATTTGTTTCGGTAAACTGCGGGGCTATTCCGGAAAATCTAATTGAGTCAGAACTTTTCGGTTATACCAAGGGCGCCTTTACCGGCGCCGTTAGAGAAGGTAAATCCGGGTATTTCGAACACGCCAATACAGGTACGGTTTTTCTGGATGAAATAGGAGATATGCCTTTACAATTACAAGTAAAACTTTTACATGTTATACAGGATAGAGAGGTCTACCGAATCGGGGGCCTTAACCCAAGAAAATTAGATATAAGGTTAATCACTGCTTCTAACAAAAACCTCCGTGAGGAAGTTTCCAAAGGCTCCTTCAGAGAAGATCTCTTTTACCGGCTTAATGTTATTCCGATAACAATCCCTCCATTACGAGAACGCAAGGAAGATATCCCGGTTATGGTGGAATATTTTCTCGATAAATTCAGCATCCGCTATCATAAGAGAAAGAAACTAAGCCCTTCGATTATGGACAGGATTATGAAATGTAATTGGCCAGGAAATGTCAGAGAATTAGAAAATTATATTGAACGATTAGTTATTATATGCAATTCGGATATTATAACTGAAAACGACTTACCAAATTCCTTTTTGGAAGAAATCTGCGGAAACCAAATTTTGCCTGTTCTTCCAAAAGAAGCACGGTCACTAAAAGAGGTCAAAGAAATAACGGAAAAACAGATGATCATTGAGGCATGTAAAAACTCAAAGTCAACCAGGCAGTTGGCCCGGCTATTTGGGGTTAATCAGTCCACCATTGTGAGAAAATTAAAGAAATATAATATAGATTTTAATTCCCCTTAA